In a single window of the Drosophila albomicans strain 15112-1751.03 chromosome 3, ASM965048v2, whole genome shotgun sequence genome:
- the LOC117567375 gene encoding guanine nucleotide-binding protein G(f) subunit alpha isoform X1 has translation MNSNKKNLFNSYNLQSEVIKIETKLFNMKLRLLRCLRGPKQSSMQNQREELQSHHDHMIKDLSSNFKDTTVKILLLGTAESGKTTIIKQMRILHINGFTDDERREKIPEIYQNIHDSIIQLVQQMGLLGLSFGSLTTERSANYILSLPADAPEYFNEEYCDHVMTLWNDVGIRACYDRSNEFPLLDSAKYFLDNFERICDVDYIPSTEDILHSRKVTTGISKISFRVPIPKSMGGGEQEFRMYDVGGQRDERNKWIQVFEGIQAVLFLISCSEFDQNLREDATQNRLQEALNLFRAVWQNRFLASAGLIVFLNKYDIMERKIRAGKHIVDYFPEFEDFSKRPQHKQSCFDESDWTKMFIKQKMMDITQEQFKRNSRNQCDYSSSERECYYHFTVATDTRCIRDVFSDVQQMILCENINGSGSTLF, from the exons ACTTTTGCGCTGTTTGCGCGGTCCCAAGCAATCAAGCATGCAGAACCAACGTGAAGAGCTGCAATCCCATCATGATCACATGATCAAGGATCTCAGCTCGAATTTCAAGGACACAACGGTTAAGATACTGCTGCTCGGCACTGCCGAATCGGGCAAAACAACGATCATAAAACAAATGCGCATCCTGCACATCAATGGCTTCACCGATGA TGAGCGGCGCGAAAAGATACCGGAAATCTATCAGAACATCCACGATTCCATCATTCAGCTGGTGCAACAGATGGGTTTGCTGGGCCTGAGCTTTGGCAGCCTGACCACCGAACGCAGCGCCAACTACATCCTGTCCCTGCCAGCCGATGCGCCCGAGTACTTTAACGAG GAGTACTGCGATCATGTTATGACTTTATGGAATGATGTCGGCATACGTGCCTGCTACGATCGCTCGAATGAATTCCCATTGCTCGACAGCGCCAAATA CTTTCTCGACAATTTCGAGCGCATCTGCGATGTCGACTACATACCCAGCACGGAGGACATTCTGCACAGCAGAAAGGTGACCACCGGCATCTCGAAAATCTCATTCCGCGTTCCCATACCCAAGAGCATGGGCGGTGGAGAGCAGGAGTTCCGCATGTACGATGTGGGCGGTCAGCGTGATGAGCGCAACAAATGGATTCAGGTCTTTGAGGGCATTCAGGCGGTGCTGTTCCTTATCTCATGCAGCGAATTCGATCAGAATCTGCGCGAGGATGCCACCCAGAATCGTCTGCAGGAGGCCCTCAATCTGTTCCGTGCTGTCTGGCAGAATCGCTTCCTTGCCTCCGCTGGTCTGATCGTCTTCCTCAACAAGTATGATATTATGGAGCGCAAGATACGCGCCGGCAAGCACATTGTCGATTATTTTCCGGAGTTCGAGGACTTTAGCAAACGGCCGCAACACAAGCAAAGCTGTTTCGATGAGTCCGACTGGACCAAGATGTTCATCAAGCAGAAGATGATGGACATCACCCAGGAACAGTTCAAGCGCAATTCCCGCAATCAGTGTGATTATAGCTCCTCGGAGAGGGAATGCTATTATCATTTCACCGTTGCCACCGACACACGTTGCATTCGTGATGTGTTTAGCGATGTGCAGCAAATGATTCTGTGCGAAAACATTAACGGATCCGGCTCAACACTCTTCTAG
- the LOC117567375 gene encoding guanine nucleotide-binding protein G(f) subunit alpha isoform X2: MNGDLFFRLLRCLRGPKQSSMQNQREELQSHHDHMIKDLSSNFKDTTVKILLLGTAESGKTTIIKQMRILHINGFTDDERREKIPEIYQNIHDSIIQLVQQMGLLGLSFGSLTTERSANYILSLPADAPEYFNEEYCDHVMTLWNDVGIRACYDRSNEFPLLDSAKYFLDNFERICDVDYIPSTEDILHSRKVTTGISKISFRVPIPKSMGGGEQEFRMYDVGGQRDERNKWIQVFEGIQAVLFLISCSEFDQNLREDATQNRLQEALNLFRAVWQNRFLASAGLIVFLNKYDIMERKIRAGKHIVDYFPEFEDFSKRPQHKQSCFDESDWTKMFIKQKMMDITQEQFKRNSRNQCDYSSSERECYYHFTVATDTRCIRDVFSDVQQMILCENINGSGSTLF; the protein is encoded by the exons ACTTTTGCGCTGTTTGCGCGGTCCCAAGCAATCAAGCATGCAGAACCAACGTGAAGAGCTGCAATCCCATCATGATCACATGATCAAGGATCTCAGCTCGAATTTCAAGGACACAACGGTTAAGATACTGCTGCTCGGCACTGCCGAATCGGGCAAAACAACGATCATAAAACAAATGCGCATCCTGCACATCAATGGCTTCACCGATGA TGAGCGGCGCGAAAAGATACCGGAAATCTATCAGAACATCCACGATTCCATCATTCAGCTGGTGCAACAGATGGGTTTGCTGGGCCTGAGCTTTGGCAGCCTGACCACCGAACGCAGCGCCAACTACATCCTGTCCCTGCCAGCCGATGCGCCCGAGTACTTTAACGAG GAGTACTGCGATCATGTTATGACTTTATGGAATGATGTCGGCATACGTGCCTGCTACGATCGCTCGAATGAATTCCCATTGCTCGACAGCGCCAAATA CTTTCTCGACAATTTCGAGCGCATCTGCGATGTCGACTACATACCCAGCACGGAGGACATTCTGCACAGCAGAAAGGTGACCACCGGCATCTCGAAAATCTCATTCCGCGTTCCCATACCCAAGAGCATGGGCGGTGGAGAGCAGGAGTTCCGCATGTACGATGTGGGCGGTCAGCGTGATGAGCGCAACAAATGGATTCAGGTCTTTGAGGGCATTCAGGCGGTGCTGTTCCTTATCTCATGCAGCGAATTCGATCAGAATCTGCGCGAGGATGCCACCCAGAATCGTCTGCAGGAGGCCCTCAATCTGTTCCGTGCTGTCTGGCAGAATCGCTTCCTTGCCTCCGCTGGTCTGATCGTCTTCCTCAACAAGTATGATATTATGGAGCGCAAGATACGCGCCGGCAAGCACATTGTCGATTATTTTCCGGAGTTCGAGGACTTTAGCAAACGGCCGCAACACAAGCAAAGCTGTTTCGATGAGTCCGACTGGACCAAGATGTTCATCAAGCAGAAGATGATGGACATCACCCAGGAACAGTTCAAGCGCAATTCCCGCAATCAGTGTGATTATAGCTCCTCGGAGAGGGAATGCTATTATCATTTCACCGTTGCCACCGACACACGTTGCATTCGTGATGTGTTTAGCGATGTGCAGCAAATGATTCTGTGCGAAAACATTAACGGATCCGGCTCAACACTCTTCTAG